A window of the Trichocoleus sp. FACHB-46 genome harbors these coding sequences:
- a CDS encoding TIM-barrel domain-containing protein: MQYQVVGDRVVCGSARFSALSQGLVRLEWSATGQFEDRPTVQAMTRPQALPFQAIAWTEAGVLQLQTELIQIHYRPDTQPFNDNNLQIEWRCGTQKGSWTPTTVDSANLGGTFCSLDLIHRNLRPTEVHPATVERAYPYTQEWLYNPMKKAHLSLRDRGETTRFEEPPLWYLDRYRQEELPEEVRQVLQEWHRFPPGILSRSGYSVLNDSASAPLENNWLAQRFDPEGQDWYFFAYGSDYAQALQNFVQLCGPVPMLPRWAFGVWFSLFGQLYDTDYHNLVKQFEALDLPLDVLILDVDWHLSGWCGWDWNPEFFPDAPTFLKQIHEQGLHVGANVHPEGLAPGDSQFQALCEARGLDPDDVKAGKVFAIRNPMSSWIFESWHPSGMAEYKPTQAELETGWLLFNLAEPEEARLFMQVLHGPREADGIDFWWIDGSSAIHPGVNSQLWTNHVYFTHLANRSQRPMILSRTGGMGSHRYPAQFSADTYSQWEVLQLLVDFTARAGNVGVAYWSHDLGGFYNHVPGVPYIDPELYVRWVQFGCWSPVVRLHSDHGKREPWAYGQWVLDAVRQAFQTRIQFLPYFYHLSRIAFETGLPLCRPLYLHYPEDPVAYEQPTQYLLGDRVLVAPVVEAGGYRSIYLPVGGWWHRETCKFYQGAQQLNLYVPLYQVPVFVKAGAILPLQPMALRAGNQPAATLLLEVYAGDAGDLDFYEDDGMSQAYLTEAGSRRRFTQQQASSQHILTCEAIRGTYTDMPAARNFQVHWIGLTPHSRVTVQGAEIRDLCWVGDRLEVTLPQVPQAASWQLVVTEE; encoded by the coding sequence GTGCAATATCAGGTTGTAGGCGATCGCGTTGTTTGTGGTTCTGCTCGCTTTAGTGCCTTGAGCCAAGGCTTAGTTCGTTTGGAGTGGTCAGCAACGGGGCAATTTGAGGATCGACCCACCGTCCAAGCAATGACGCGACCTCAAGCATTACCCTTTCAGGCGATCGCCTGGACCGAGGCTGGTGTACTCCAACTACAAACTGAACTGATTCAAATTCACTATCGACCGGATACTCAGCCATTCAACGACAACAACCTGCAAATAGAGTGGCGCTGTGGGACACAAAAAGGAAGTTGGACTCCTACAACTGTTGACTCTGCCAACTTGGGCGGTACATTCTGTAGCCTTGACCTGATCCACCGCAATCTCCGACCCACTGAAGTACATCCGGCAACAGTAGAACGCGCCTACCCTTACACCCAAGAATGGCTTTACAACCCGATGAAAAAGGCTCACCTGAGCTTGCGCGATCGCGGAGAAACTACCCGCTTTGAGGAGCCACCACTCTGGTATCTCGATCGCTACCGTCAGGAAGAGTTACCAGAGGAAGTGCGGCAAGTCTTGCAAGAGTGGCACCGCTTCCCACCAGGAATTCTCAGCCGGAGTGGTTATAGCGTCTTGAATGACTCAGCTAGTGCCCCCCTAGAAAACAACTGGCTAGCTCAACGATTCGATCCAGAAGGCCAAGATTGGTATTTCTTTGCTTACGGCTCTGACTATGCTCAAGCCCTACAAAACTTTGTCCAACTTTGTGGCCCAGTTCCAATGTTGCCGCGCTGGGCTTTTGGGGTTTGGTTTTCGTTGTTTGGGCAACTCTACGACACTGACTACCACAACCTAGTGAAGCAATTTGAGGCACTTGACCTACCACTCGATGTCTTGATTTTGGATGTGGATTGGCATTTGTCGGGTTGGTGTGGTTGGGATTGGAACCCAGAATTTTTCCCAGATGCACCGACCTTTCTAAAGCAGATTCATGAGCAAGGACTGCATGTCGGAGCGAATGTTCACCCAGAGGGCTTAGCTCCGGGCGATAGCCAGTTCCAAGCTTTGTGCGAAGCGCGAGGGCTAGACCCAGATGATGTCAAAGCGGGAAAGGTATTTGCAATCAGAAACCCGATGTCCAGTTGGATTTTTGAATCCTGGCATCCGAGCGGAATGGCAGAATATAAGCCCACCCAAGCAGAGCTAGAAACGGGTTGGCTGTTGTTTAACTTGGCCGAGCCAGAAGAAGCTCGATTATTTATGCAGGTGCTGCACGGTCCGCGAGAAGCAGATGGCATCGATTTTTGGTGGATTGATGGCTCTAGCGCGATTCATCCCGGCGTCAACTCTCAGCTCTGGACAAATCATGTTTATTTCACGCATCTAGCCAATCGTTCCCAGCGACCGATGATTTTGTCTCGTACCGGGGGCATGGGTTCCCATCGCTATCCCGCTCAGTTTTCAGCGGATACCTACTCGCAGTGGGAAGTGTTGCAGTTACTCGTAGATTTTACGGCACGGGCTGGTAACGTTGGGGTCGCCTATTGGTCACACGATTTAGGAGGTTTCTACAACCATGTGCCTGGTGTCCCCTATATTGACCCTGAATTGTATGTGCGTTGGGTGCAGTTTGGTTGTTGGAGTCCGGTGGTGCGCTTGCACTCAGATCACGGCAAACGAGAGCCTTGGGCCTATGGCCAGTGGGTGTTAGACGCAGTTCGCCAAGCCTTCCAGACGCGGATTCAGTTTCTTCCCTACTTCTATCACCTCAGTCGAATTGCCTTTGAAACAGGATTGCCCCTCTGTCGGCCTCTGTATCTGCATTATCCCGAAGATCCTGTTGCCTATGAACAACCAACCCAGTATCTCCTAGGCGATCGCGTCTTAGTAGCGCCTGTAGTAGAAGCAGGCGGATATCGCTCTATCTATTTGCCTGTGGGAGGTTGGTGGCATCGAGAAACCTGTAAATTCTATCAAGGAGCGCAACAGTTGAATTTGTATGTGCCACTGTACCAAGTACCCGTGTTTGTAAAAGCAGGGGCCATTTTGCCGCTACAGCCTATGGCTTTACGAGCAGGAAACCAACCAGCCGCCACACTACTGCTCGAAGTTTATGCAGGAGATGCTGGTGACCTGGATTTTTATGAGGATGATGGTATGAGTCAGGCATATTTGACTGAAGCAGGCAGTCGGCGGCGATTTACCCAACAGCAAGCATCTAGCCAGCACATCCTAACTTGTGAAGCAATCCGAGGCACCTATACAGATATGCCTGCTGCCCGAAATTTCCAAGTGCATTGGATTGGTTTAACTCCTCACAGCCGAGTCACAGTTCAAGGGGCAGAAATCAGGGATTTGTGCTGGGTAGGCGATCGCTTAGAAGTAACGCTGCCTCAAGTTCCTCAAGCAGCTAGCTGGCAGTTGGTGGTGACTGAGGAATAA
- a CDS encoding RNA-binding S4 domain-containing protein, which translates to MTKTSDTIKLDQFLKVIGLVDTGGQAKMIIQNEVVSVNGVLETRRGRKLVSGDRVTVDDQTFEVDLDNL; encoded by the coding sequence ATGACTAAGACGAGCGATACGATTAAACTAGATCAATTTTTGAAGGTGATTGGGCTTGTAGACACCGGTGGTCAAGCCAAGATGATCATTCAAAATGAAGTAGTGAGTGTCAACGGTGTTTTGGAAACTCGTCGGGGTCGCAAACTAGTGTCCGGCGATCGCGTCACCGTGGATGACCAAACTTTTGAAGTGGATTTGGATAACCTCTAA